One window from the genome of Hippoglossus hippoglossus isolate fHipHip1 chromosome 10, fHipHip1.pri, whole genome shotgun sequence encodes:
- the si:ch211-153b23.3 gene encoding uncharacterized protein si:ch211-153b23.3 — protein MATSDGFPASFYGEPGVLGILSNGISAFIVLLQNFNTAHTGSAPVGVENILAGVHLILIGGICQLVAGLLSFRKYDHLSGTSFIGYAALWGSFGATRIYFGALAEPPTSSIVYPMMNNLSQSTNMMSNMTLNATTEIPVSYLGQSMKESAIAGLVPFILLSFILAFCSATVNYIMPFVFGAITAALVFEAVGLVASSWALVVAGVLEFLILIFAIYGSAALLVKGLTQRLVLKGFGTPLFNVLLLGTANSASVQSIGQEKKKNTKYAEPMALGFFCDTVSPFIFAFYSFGYVESFGLGAVWVSIISLAQLFSSYYAHLRQDCYHTTKFGLHATYWLIKAWDEFVVSALTEENSSLISGREAMVGNWFFVVSGLVLCVGSLNMDVLELIHNLLFVLLTVSTIPQIPLHAYYIFFGVACSLFTAASLYGTFSRLINTIAEKSLIPVGPQPISSERLQKTWMCGRYINGRQEALAQTDQASDALFYISNGVAALSALHTSVSSSNLSFLNLTVPWVLISGAIIQAYVSRLQVTGGGRFGSVISSSYVVVWATWSWFRFAGDLIQLPKEASYGFAAGAIAFLVINTFLMLIAAYRNLVLLFLTTVMEVVLVCFLLSTLQRLPYQLEIAMLALVSIICIYGALASLVNCIFSGRLLPMGPSLLKEKAKKESSPELPCPVANSRITSGLLKIAGLLEEGGVCGVPTDTVYALAASCKNPQAIEKIYSIKDRPAEKPICICISSVEQLVAAKPPFSPLLWEFMRNVYPGGISCIVSKGDWLYKLGVGPAYDRVGTKDSIMIRVPDQTVTVHLCDITGPLAITSANPSGEADSTHHSMVINRLGHKIQGVLCDGDSNEVVASTVVNCLKIDEGTITIVREGCVPAVKVQHIFERVKATMV, from the exons ATGGCGACATCAGATGGCTTTCCCGCCAGTTTCTATGGCGAACCAGGGGTGTTGGGGATTTTATCCAATGGGATCAGTGCATTCATCGTACTTCTGCAGAACTTCAATACAGCGCATACTGGCAGTGCACCAGTGGGAGTGGAAAACATACTTGCAG GTGTCCATCTCATCCTGATTGGTGGTATTTGCCAGTTGGTGGCTGGACTGCTTTCCTTCCGAAAATATGATCATCTGAGTGGCACCTCCTTCATTGGCTATGCTGCTCTTTGGGGCAGTTTTGGAGCAACTCGAATCTACTTTGGCGCCTTAGCTGAACCTCCGACATCATCTATCGTATATCCAATGATGAATAATCTGTCTCAGTCCACTAACATGATGAGCAACATGACTCTGAATGCCACCACAGAGATCCCAGTCAGCTATTTAGGCCAGTCCATGAAAGAGTCAGCGATCGCTGGTCTGGTCCCCTTTATCCTTCTGTCCTTCATCCTAGCCTTCTGCTCTGCCACAGTCAACTACATCATGCCTTTTGTTTTTGGGGCCATCACAGCCGCCTTAGTTTTTGAAGCAGTAGGTCTAGTTGCAAGCTCCTGGGCCCTCGTGGTCGCTGGGGTTCTCGAGTTCCTCATTCTCATTTTTGCCATCTACGGTTCAGCTGCACTGCTAGTCAAAGGTCTCACCCAGCGTCTAGTGCTCAAAGGTTTTGGTACCCCTCTCTTCAATGTTCTCCTGCTGGGAACTGCCAACTCTGCAAGTGTCCAGAGCATTGgtcaagagaagaagaaaaacacaaaatatgcaGAACCCATGGCCTTGGGTTTCTTCTGTGACACTGTTTCCCCCTTCATCTTTGCTTTCTACAGTTTTGGGTATGTTGAGTCATTTGGCTTAGGAGCTGTATGGGTCTCAATCATCTCACTGGCTCAGCTGTTCTCAAGCTACTATGCCCATCTGCGTCAAGACTGCTACCACACAACCAAGTTTGGTCTTCATGCTACATATTGGCTGATCAAGGCTTGGGATGAATTCGTGGTGTCTGCTCTGACTGAAGAGAACAGTTCATTGATTTCAGGGAGGGAGGCGATGGTGGGGAACTGGTTCTTTGTGGTGTCAGGCCTGGTGCTCTGCGTAGGAAGCCTGAACATGGATGTCCTGGAACTGATCCACAACCTTCTCTTTGTCCTGCTCACAGTCTCAACAATCCCCCAGATACCTCTTCATGCTTACTACATTTTCTTTGGTGTGGCTTGCTCCCTGTTCACCGCAGCCTCCCTATATGGGACCTTCTCACGTCTCATCAACACAATAGCAGAGAAGTCTCTCATCCCTGTCGGCCCACAGCCCATCTCCAGTGAGCGGCTACAGAAAACATGGATGTGTGGCAGATATATAAATGGAAGACAGGAGGCACTGGCCCAAACAGACCAGGCCTCAGATGCCCTGTTCTACATTTCAAATGGGGTTGCAGCTCTCTCAGCTCTCCATACAAGTGTGTCAAGCTCAAATCTGTCTTTCCTCAATCTGACTGTCCCTTGGGTCCTCATCTCTGGAGCCATAATCCAGGCCTATGTCAGCCGGCTGCAAGTTACGGGAGGTGGGCGTTTTGGATCTGTCATTTCATCCAGCTATGTAGTAGTATGGGCAACCTGGAGCTGGTTTAGGTTTGCAG gcGACCTCATCCAACTTCCAAAAGAAGCATCCTATGGTTTTGCAGCAGGAGCCATTGCCTTCCTGGTCATTAACACTTTCCTCATGCTGATAG CTGCCTACAGGAACCtggttttgctgtttttaacaACAGTCATGGAGGTTGTTCTGGTCTGTTTCCTGCTGTCCACACTGCAGCGACTGCCATACCAACTAGAAA tcGCCATGCTTGCACTGGTGTCGATCATTTGTATATATGGAGCTCTGGCATCACTGGTCAACTGCATCTTCTCCGGGAGACTGCTGCCTATGGGCCCTTCCTTATTAAAG GAGAAAGCGAAGAAGGAATCTTCTCCTGAGCTACCCTGTCCTGTTGCTAATTCACGAATCACCAGTGGTCTCCTGAAGATCGCTGGCCTTCTGGAGGAGGGCGGAGTTTGTGGTGTTCCCACAGATACGGTCTATGCCCTGGCTGCCTCCTGCAAGAATCCTCAGGCCATTGAGAAAATATACAGCATTAAA GACAGACCAGCAGAGAAGCCCATCTGTATCTGCATCTCTAGTGTGGAGCAGCTGGTAGCAGCCAAGCCTCCCTTCAGTCCTCTGCTCTGGGAGTTTATGAGGAACGTGTATCCTGGAGGCATCAGCTGCATTGTCAGCAAAGGAGACTGGCTGTATAAACTAG GAGTGGGACCGGCTTATGATCGTGTCGGCACCAAGGACAGCATCATGATCCGTGTCCCAGACCAGACTGTGACCGTCCACCTGTGTGACATCACCGGTCCCCTTGCCATTACCTCAGCCAATCCAAGTGGAGAAGCAGACAGCACCCACCACAGCATGGTCATCAA TCGACTTGGACACAAGATCCAGGGAGTTCTTTGTGATGGGGACTCTAATGAAGTTGTTGCTTCTACTGTGGTTAACTGCCTGAAGATTGATGAAG GGACCATCACCATTGTAAGGGAGGGCTGTGTCCCTGCCGTTAAAGTTCAACACATCTTTGAAAGAGTGAAAGCCACTATGGTGTGA
- the irg1l gene encoding immunoresponsive gene 1, like has product MISTLQKTLRPVLAVRGLHQSAIEVLKRPTPEDTVTASFGRFISEIKSHHLSPVVLHRSKRMVLDSIGVGLIGSTTDVFELALQHCQCMYAPDDISFVYGRRGAKLSPTLAAFVNGVATHSMDFDDTWHPATHPSGAVLPAVLALSDMMPSNSKPSGLDFLLAFNVGIEIQGRLMRFSNEANNIPKRFHPPSVVGTMGSAAACARLLSLDDTQCSHALAIAASLSGAPMANAATQSKPLHIGNASRLGLEAALLASRGLEASPLVLDAVAGVAGFSAFYEDYVPQPLESPNDGGHSFLLEEQDMGFKRFPAHLGMHWVADAAASVHKVLVGVGPGTISPAQVQEIHLRVPKSKYINRPLPESEHEARHSFQFNACSALLDGEVTVQSFTPAAMSRPELLALLSRVHVEHPDDNPANFNRMYGEVQVKLVGGDILTGRCDTFYGHWRNPLTNESLAKKFRNNAGMVLPSEKVESLIDVVEELDRIGDSTALLSQLQ; this is encoded by the exons ATGATCTCCACACTTCAG AAAACTCTTCGACCGGTGTTGGCTGTCAGAGGACTGCATCAGTCTGCAATCGAAG TTTTGAAGCGCCCAACCCCTGAGGACACGGTCACAGCCAGCTTTGGGAGGTTCATCAGTGAGATTAAGTCCCATCACTTGTCCCCCGTCGTCCTCCACCGCAGCAAAAGGATGGTGCTGGACAGCATCGGGGTCGGTCTGATTGGCAGCACGACGGACGTGTTTGAATTGGCCCTGCAGCACTGCCAG TGCATGTACGCTCCTGATGACATCAGCTTTGTGTACGGACGCAGAGGAGCCAAACTCTCCCCGACACTGGCAGCTTTTGTCAATGGAGTGGCA ACTCACTCCATGGACTTTGATGATACGTGGCACCCTGCCACTCATCCCTCTGGAGCAGTCCTCCCTGCTGTGTTAGCACTCAGCGACATGATGCCGTCTAACAGCAAACCTAGTGGCCTGGACTTCCTGCTGGCTTTCAATGTCGGCATAGAGATCCAGGGGCGACTGATGAGGTTCTCTAATGAGGCCAACAACATCCCCAAGAG GTTTCACCCTCCCAGCGTGGTCGGGACAATGGGGAGTGCAGCTGCCTGTGCTCGCCTCTTGTCCTTGGATGACACCCAGTGTAGTCATGCCTTGGCCATagctgcttctctgtctggagcCCCGATGGCTAACGCTGCCACGCAGTCTAAGCCCCTTCACATTGGCAACGCCTCACGTTTGGGGCTGGAAGCTGCTCTGCTGGCCTCCCGAGGCCTAGAGGCCAGTCCTCTGGTCCTGGATGCTGTGGCAGGGGTGGCCGGCTTCAGTGCTTTTTATGAAGACTACGTGCCACAGCCTTTAGAATCACCCAATGATGGTGGCCATTCATTCCTGCTAGAGGAGCAGGACATGGGCTTCAAGCGCTTCCCTGCCCATCTGGGGATGCACTGGGTGGCAGATGCTGCGGCCTCGGTCCATAAGGTCCTCGTAGGAGTTGGTCCTGGCACCATCTCCCCAGCTCAGGTCCAGGAAATCCATCTCAGAGTCCCAAAATCAAAGTACATCAACAGACCTCTTCCTGAGTCTGAGCATGAGGCACGCCACTCCTTCCAATTCAACGCTTGCAGCGCTCTCCTTGATGGCGAGGTGACTGTGCAGTCCTTCACACCCGCTGCCATGAGCCGCCCTGAGCTGCTAGCTCTGCTGAGCCGTGTTCACGTGGAGCATCCCGACGACAACCCGGCCAATTTCAATCGCATGTACGGCGAAGTGCAGGTGAAACTTGTTGGAGGAGACATCCTGACGGGACGGTGTGACACCTTCTACGGCCATTGGCGCAACCCGCTGACCAATGAGAGCTTGGCGAAGAAGTTCAGAAACAACGCAGGGATGGTGCTTCCTTCAGAAAAAGTGGAGAGTTTGATTgatgtggtggaggagctggacagaATCGGGGACAGCACGGCTCTTCTGTCACAgctgcaatga
- the glod5 gene encoding glyoxalase domain-containing protein 5 has product MTLRAVATRLSLFHRSRVLVASIQTAGGVKFKGTCPVQLSHLDHLVLTVKSVPDTISFYSSVLGMDVITFKGNRKALGFGQQKFNLHQLGQEFEPKAKHPTSGSADLCLITNTPLATVAAHLKVCGVEIEEGPVGRSGAVGPITSLYFRDPDHNLIEVSNYNQATSEGSS; this is encoded by the exons ATGACTCTCCGAGCTGTGGCGACCCGTCTGTCGCTTTTTCACAGGAGCCGTGTCTTG GTTGCGTCCATTCAAACAGCAGGAGGTGTGAAATTCAAGGGAACCTGTCCAGTTCAACTGAGTCATCTGGACCATCTGGTTCTCACAGTGAAAAGTGTCCCAGACACCATCAGCTTCTACTCCTCTGTCCTCGGCATGGATGTCATCACTTTCAAG GGAAACCGTAAGGCTCTGGGTTTTGGGCAGCAGAAGTTTAACCTTCACCAGCTGGGTCAGGAGTTCGAGCCAAAGGCCAAACATCCAACCTCGGGCTCTGCGGACCTGTGCCTCATCACCAACACCCCCCTGGCTACAGTAGCTGCACATTTGAAG gtttGTGGAGTGGAGATAGAGGAGGGTCCAGTGGGGAGGAGTGGGGCTGTGGGGCCCATCACCTCTCTGTACTTCAGAGATCCAGACCACAACCTCATTGAAGTGTCCAACTATAACCAGGCAACATCAGAGGGGTCTTCATGA
- the rlim gene encoding E3 ubiquitin-protein ligase RLIM produces the protein MEGSDSSEQSGSDQPESQRRRQLDRLDREEAFYQFVNNLSDEDYRLMRDNNLLGTPGEVTEDELFNRLQQIKDGPEQPNNNTPSTEVGEEPVVQPESSEDPAGGDSLLDWLNTVRRTGNTTRTGHRGNQSWRAVSQTNPNSGDFRFSLEISVNRNLAEQQAAAEGEQESPEGQEQEVVASAEPQVPMETEVVEEPVVEELAVIVEPEPELEEVVSQEILEESPSSPAALPVQPPLSLSPRRGQRRPRSRSPEPRRTRARTARSRSPLSLDQLDGLPNPRPALNSQVPTPATSSPPLPQVEGSSRTRQHVLSRQSTADSDVPPSRAGAESVPEVQNVESQEGEAAGGEGGAAGRRPPTIMLDLQVRRVRPGEYRQRDSIASRTRSRSQNSNNTFLYESERGGFRRTFSRSERAGVRTYVSTIRIPIRRISDAGLGEATSMALQSMIRQIMTGFGELGYLMDSDSDSSDSNRGASTPSDLGETLNNPEATPAAVSAPAADADEPPAAAGVRARTVETDMVEGLATAPPASGGRARPRPAISLEEPSSLPFLRLAHFFLLNDDDEDQPQGLTKEQIDNLSMRNFGENDALKTCSVCITEYAEGNKLRKLPCSHEYHVHCIDRWLSENSTCPICRRAVLVSANRESVV, from the exons ATGGAGGGGTCTGACAGTTCGGAGCAGAGTGGCAGTGACCAGCCCGAGTCGCAGCGCAGAAGGCAGCTGGACCGCCTGGACAGGGAGGAGGCCTTCTATCAGTTTGTCAACAATCTCAGTGATGAGGACTATCGGCTCATGAGAGACAACAATCTCTTGGGAACCCCAG GAGAGGTAACGGAGGATGAGCTATTTAATAGACTTCAGCAAATCAAAGATGGTCCAGAACAGCCAAATAACAACACCCCTAGTACTGAAGTTGGAGAAGAGCCAGTTG tACAACCAGAAAGCTCAGAGGATCCTGCCGGTGGAGATAGTCTCCTGGACTGGCTAAACACAGTGAGACGCACCGGCAATACAACCAGAACTGGACATCGTGGAAACCAGTCATGGCGAGCAGTAAGCCAGACCAACCCAAACAGTGGCGATTTTCGTTTCAGCCTTGAAATCAGCGTGAACCGTAACCTGGCCGAACAGCAGGCAGCTGCCGAAGGGGAGCAAGAGTCTCCAGAGGGTCAAGAACAAGAAGTAGTAGCAAGTGCTGAACCTCAGGTCCCCATGGAGACAGAAGTGGTGGAAGAACCAGTTGTAGAGGAGTTGGCTGTCATAGTGGAGCCAGAGCCTGAGCTAGAAGAGGTTGTTTCTCAAGAGATTTTAGAAGAATCTCCCAGCTCACCTGCTGCCTTGCCAGTACAACCcccactttctctttctccacgCAGAGGTCAAAGGAGACCCCGAAGCCGAAGTCCAGAACCACGCAGGACAAGGGCGCGTACAGCCAGGAGCCGTTCCCCTCTGAGCTTGGATCAGCTGGATGGTCTCCCTAATCCACGTCCGGCTCTCAACTCTCAAGTCCCTACCCCTGCTACCAGTTCTCCCCCTCTGCCTCAAGTAGAGGGCAGTTCACGGACTCGACAGCATGTTCTTTCCAGGCAAAGCACAGCTGACAGTGATGTTCCGCCATCTAGGGCAGGTGCCGAATCTGTCCCAGAGGTCCAAAATGTTGAATCTCAGGAAGGAGAGGCTGCTGGGGGAGAGGGTGGTGCAGCAGGACGCCGTCCACCTACTATTATGCTAGATCTCCAGGTGCGTCGTGTGCGTCCAGGCGAATATCGGCAAAGAGACAGCATTGCCAGTCGTACCCGCTCACGCTCCCAGAActcaaacaacacatttctttatgAAAGTGAGCGTGGCGGATTTCGTAGGACTTTCTCACGCTCTGAGCGTGCTGGTGTGAGGACCTACGTCAGCACTATTCGCATCCCTATTCGAAGAATCTCTGATGCAGGTTTGGGAGAGGCCACATCAATGGCTCTCCAGTCTATGATTAGACAGATTATGACTGGTTTTGGTGAACTTGGCTACCTCATGGATTCAGACTCTGACTCTTCAGATTCAAACCGTGGAGCCAGCACACCTTCGGATCTGGGTGAAACCCTCAACAACCCAGAAGCtactcctgctgctgtttcgGCTCCTGCTGCCGATGCTGATGAGccgcctgcagctgctggagtcaGAGCAAGGACAGTTGAGACTGATATGGTTGAGGGACTTGCCACGGCTCCGCCAGCATCTGGTGGCAGGGCTCGACCTAGACCAGCTATCAGCTTAGAGGAGCCCAGCTCACTGCCCTTCCTGCGACTCGCCCACTTCTTCCTtctaaatgatgatgatgaggaccAGCCCCAGGGGCTTACTAAAGAGCAGATTGACAACCTCTCCATGCGCAACTTTGGCGAGAATGATGCCTTGAAAACTTGCAGCGTCTGCATAACAGAGTATGCAGAAGGTAACAAGCTACGTAAACTACCCTGCTCTCATGAGTATCATGTGCACTGCATTGATCGCTGGCTCTCTGAAAACTCAACTTGCCCCATCTGCCGCAGGGCTGTCCTGGTGTCGGCCAACCGAGAGAGTGTGGTGTAG